The Nitrospirota bacterium genome includes the window AAAGTCCCCCCGTCAATAATAAATCTTACGCCGGTTATATTTGTATTTGTCGTTAAAGAGACAGAAGCGGTAATCGTTGTACTCTTCGTAAAGTAAGTAAATGTTTGTATATAGCCCGGATCAGGTGAGATCGTCAACGTTGCCGGAGGGAATAAATTATAAAGAGTCGCCCTGAGATTATTCCCATCAGCAGAATCAGCAGAATGGATTGCACTCGCCTGCACCCATCCAGCAAGCACCAAAAATAATGCAATCAGTAACCTCCTTAGTCCAGACTTTCTCACGGATCTATCCCCTGTAACTTAATTCCCTGGTTTTTTGACCCCTTATTATATGTTCCACATAAGCCATTTTCAAACATCTCGTCCTTCAGCAGGTTCTTTGTAAGAGGATCAATACACTTAAAAGACAAACCTCACCGGAAGATCTCTGCAAAGAAGACTTTCATGTCTTCCCATGATCGTTTGTCTGCACGCTCGTTGTAGGCTGCCCCTTTGGATGGGTCATTGCCGGCGTCGGTGACTGTAAAGCTGTGCACTGCCCCGCCATAGACATGTAACTGCCAGTCAACGCCTCCCTTCTTCATCTCATCTTCGAAGGCGGCGATGTGTTCCGCCGTTACAAATGGGTCGTCCCCTCCATGCAAGGCAAGTACCCTGGCTTTAATCTGTTTTGCATCTTCCGGAGTTGGCGTATCAAGGCCGCCATGGAAGCTAACTACACCTGCGATATCCGCACTGCTTCTGGCCAGTTCAAGCACCGTTGTCCCGCCAAAACAGTAACCTATTGCTGCGATACGTTTCGTGTCAGTCAGTTTGTGATTCTTTAAAACATCCAGGCCTGATGTTACCCTGGCACGCATCAGTTTTCTATCACTCTTGTAAATGGCTGCTATCTTAGATGCTTCATCGCCTGTCTGAGGTCTTACACCCTTGCCGTATATATCCGCGGCAAATGCTATGTAGCCCAGCTTTGCCAGTTCTTTGGTACGCCGTTCCGCATAAGGCCCTATCCCTTTCCATTCGGGGACGATGAGTATGCCCGGTCTTTTGCCGCTGATGGCGTCGTCGTAGGAAAGATAACCTTCCAGCACCGTGTCGCCCTGCTTGTATTCCACCACCTCTGACACCACTGCCGCATTGGCATTTAAAACAGAGGATAATCCTGCAATCAATGTAATGATTAATAACAGATATTTCATGATACCTCCTTAAATCAAAATTAAAGACCTGACCCTGTCATCCCGAGTTCTTCCGGCATGCACATGATTGGTGGATAAAATTCTTTTCAGTGACACTCAGACGATTCAACAGGTATTACTTAAGAGGAAGAAGATTCGTCCTCTTGTTGTTCCACTTCCTGGAGGGCCTGTTCTATGACTGGTCTGATTACTGGAACTCGGTCTTTGGCCACAAGCCACACTGTTCCTGTATCAACGCCAAGGTAGTCATGGATCAACTTGTCTCGCATACCATCCATCTCCTTCCATGGAACAGCAGGGTAACACAAACGGATATCGTCTGGAACATTTTTGGCTGCTTCGCCTATCACCTCAATCGAGCGCAGGACTGCATTCAGGGTCTTTTTATCAGTCTCGAATTGCTCCTGCGAAAGACCTTGGATGAACTCTTCAACATCCCGCATGTTCTGGAGAATGTCACGTAAGTAGAGTGAGATCTTACGGATCACGGAACAATTGCCTCCCTGAATATGATCTCTCTTAGTTCCTGGCGGACACTGCGCTTTGGCACAAGGTCAACTTTGACCTCCAGTATCTCGCTCAGATACTGTTCCGCTCCGACCAGTTCCAGAAGACTAATGGGGCGCAGGATTTCAACCAGCAGGTCCAAATCACTATCTCTTCCTGCATCTCCCCGGACTCGCGACCCAAATATTCCAACTATGGCTACGCCGTATTGTTCTGCCAGGAGGTCACGATGTTCTCTGAGAATCTTCCTTATTTCAGACAGTGTTTTCATCGGTTTACCATCAGCATTATCCATCACCAGATATGACATTGTCAATCTTACAGTGTCTGACTATGAAGTTTCGAACACTGAGTTTCGAACACTGAGAAAAAAACTGCGAAAAACTGAGAAAAACTTCTTGACAGAAGGGTATCCTTCCCTGATTTTATATTTTGGTAGGGATCATATAAGGAGGTGTACCATGAAACTTAGAAAGCATAACATTTTCCCCTTTTCGGCAAATATCATAATCTTGCTGGTTCTGTTCAGTTTGATCAGGGTTAATACCATTGAGGCTGAAATTATAAAAGACGGCTCTCAGAAACTCCTGGGGGCGGCATCAGAAGAACTGTGGGTTCCAATTACTTCTCTGGAGATCATCAACGAAGGCATTCTTCACCTGCAATATTTGGATCAATATTTTCCTACGGCATCAGGCCATGGGGACAGGGAGAAGCCTGAGGTTGCCGCCCCCGGAGAGGAGATTACTACAAGCTATCCCTATGGGTTCTATACGAATAGCGGAACCAGTTTTTCTGCTCCTCATGTGGCAGGAGGAGCAGCCCTGATCATGCAGCGTGATCTCACCCTTTTCTACTGGCCTGAGGCTATCAAGGCCATTCTCATGGCCTCAGCAGTACATAATATAGAAGGCGCCTCGCTTCTAAGTGAATTTGACGGGGCTGGCGGAATCTCACTTGACCTCGCTGACCATATAACCTTGAGAGGACCCTATGGATGGAGAATTTCAAATGTTCCACCGCAACCAGGATATTTCTTTGATAGTAACGGAAACCACAACTTCAACTTTGAGGCCACCGCTGGCCAAGTTGTACGTGCTGTCATTGTCTGGGCCGCAACCCCCACGTATGCTTATTACAATAACCAACCTGGTGTAGACTTGGATATGTATGTTTATAGACCGAGTGGTGCAGAGGTTGCCCGATCTGTAAGTTGGGATAATACCTATGAAATCGTTGAGTTTACGGCCCCCGAGACCGGTCTTTACCGTTTGCGTGTTTATAAACGTCGCTTCAATGATTCTTATACCTTCATTGGAGTTGCATGGTCTGGCTGTACTTCTGTTTGCTGGTGAGGTGTCCTTGTAGTTGCATGGAAGAATTAGGCAAGATATAATTTTTTATTACTATAGGAACACAATAGAGTGAAACGCTTGGGTTGGTTAGTAATCATTATGATCATCAGTGTTTTTCCTTCCGGATGCAGGGATGATCTCACCGATAGTTCATCGAGAAACAATCTCCCAGGGTGGGCTTCCATCGGTCTCGATGGGAAGTTTATTGAAACCCTCGTCATTACTCAAGATGCTCTCTATGCAGGCGTAGGTGATCCTGTCACCCTCACCCCGGGCGGTGTTTTTAAAAAAGGGCTTCCCAATGGAGAATGGGTTTCTCTCGGGCTATCTGATAAGATTGTGTGGTCCATTTACGTCCACCCCAAACTTTCACATATAATCTATACGGTAACCTCATCCACAGGCCCGGTGGAAGGTCTTAGGCTATACCGTTCTACAAACGGTGGGGAAACCTGGTCCCCAATCCAGATGGGGATGGAATGGACCTGGCAAATCACGGGAAGCCCTGTAGATCCCTTGCGGCTTTTTGCAGTAGGGGATCATCTTTATCGCTCGACAGACGGGGGAGAAAGTTGGGAGCCTATGCAGGAGTCATGGTATCTCAAAATCCACTCAGTCGATGTCCCGGTTCCAAGAACCCTTTATGCCGGAGGGGAGAACCCAGCCTTTCAACCAAAACTTCTCAAGTCCACAGATGATGGCAAGACATGGACAGACCTCTCCAATTTCAATGATGCCGGCATCATGGGGGATAACAATGTAATGTCCCTCGCGATTCATCCTGACGATCCTCAGATCCTTTACGCCGGGATGGAGGGTTCGCTGATTCGGTCAATGGATGGGGGCGCGACATGGGAAGGTCTCCTGTCACCTGGAGATACCGGTTTTGTCGGGGCCATCTTCGATCCCGACGATCCTGATCATATCTTTACAGGGGGATGGATACCGATGCCCTTGCCTTGGCGCCCGCGCTTTTTCGGGAGTACCGATGGAGGTCAGACCTGGCAGGAACAGGATCTCCCTTTTGATCGGGGTATCAGGGTCCTGGTCCATGATAAGACAAGGACCAATGTCCTCTATGCAGGGACCGCCGGTGCTGGTGTCTGGCGGTTGACCTACTGATTTTCATGCCGAACTGAGTATCGCGCTATAGCCTCCAACGCCAGTGTTACCGCTGCATGCGCCATCTACAGAAATGTCTACAACCGGTTTATCATCTTTTTTCATAATTACGCTATAATACATTTTCCCAATTATTAAGTCCAAGCCGCCCCTTTAGTTTGCCCCATTCCTTTCTCAGATACAGACTGTCATATATTGCCGGTGTCAATATAGCTGTAATCCTTTTTGATAATCCTTTTGTTGACAGCAAAATTCTATCCTGATAAATTAGCTTCTGTAAGCCTTAAAAAGTAAGGAGGAGACCTATGACGAAATGGTGGAATAAACCGAAGGGGTTGCGGGGGCGTATGCGTTTATGGACCATGTTAGCCGCTGGCATTACATTGAGTATAGCCGCTTTATCACCGTCCGCAGGTGCGGCTGGTAAGACGAAGGGGCATGACTATGTCATCTCAATCAACTACGAGCTTGGTATGCACTGTACCGGCTTTGATTTCTCCTACTGTTGTGTCCTGCCTCCGTATAACAGCATCCAGACACAGGTGATAAAACATGAACGTCTGGGTAATGGCAAGGAGAAACGCCCGGTATTGCTGGCAGCCGATCCCAAAAATCCTGAGATCCTTGTGGACGGCAACAAGCGCTACAAACTCCACTATGAACATGTGGACAACTCCTATTCCGAAGGGAATAAGATGGCCTACTGGAATGTGCCGTATGACATCAACGGCAACGGCAACCCGTATGAGGCAGGAGAAAACGTGGCAAATGCCTATTTCCGCCATCTGTATGTGTATGCAGACCTCGAGGGCTCTAATCCCAAACAGACGAGCCTGGATAAGGACAAACTTTTTGTTGGCACAGGGCCTCTGCAGATAAAGAACGATTCAGGCCCCACCAACCAGCCTGTGTCGAACGGTTTCCTGCGCTACTCAGGTGAGACCGGTACCATAGTGTTCACTAAAAGTCCAGTGCTGGATAACGTGCCGATCGTTCTGACCAACCCGGGCATATGGGAGGCACTCGGCCTGCCCCTTACGCCATTCAGCGACCATGATGCCTCCAAGGGGCTGATGAAACTGGAGGAAACTGATGTCCAACCGTACCAGGAGGCCCGTGTTACACTTGTGGATGCTGATACAGGACGTGCTGTCATTGACTCCACAGGTAAACCTGTCTCTTATACCGGCACCAATCCGATAGATGTGCCGAACTGCTACAACTGTCATTCCAATACCAATGCCAACGGCACCAAATTCACCAGGTATAAGGCTGAGATGGCATACTGGAAGTCAATCGGTTCATCCGACTGGTTCGCCAGGCTGAAAGGGACGGCGATCTCCATACTTGAGATACATGATGACAAGCACGGCACTGAATTCCTTAAAGGGTATAATGCGGCTGCCACCGGCAACCGCCTCGGCCGTCAGCCTGTTCTCTGTCAGGAGTGTCATGCGGACAATGTGATTGGCAAGCTGTCTTCGAAGACTATAGGAGATGTCCCGGGGGCTAAAGGGGAGAGCTCAAACCTCATCCCGCCGCTGACAGAGGCCATACATACAGCGCATCTGAAAGAGCGCCCGCTGCCGGATTCGCAGGGACGCACAGGTTCTTGTCAGGGTTGCCATCCGGCGCACCGCTTTGACCGCAACATGGATGGTTATCCGATTACGGCAGACGGTGAAAACACATTTGTCAAATCGGATAACCGTGACGCTGCGGGTGGCTGCTTTGTGGGGCGCGATGCACATTCCAATGCGAACATGCGTAAGGAGCTGGGAAAGACAGGCCCCAACCTGAACGCCATCGGGCAATATCTCGAAAAGAATGTAGTTTATGAAAATGGCAAGTACAGGGGGCTGTGGTGCACCAACTGCCACAACCAACTCAGCCGCGAACTGTATGAGCGGGACAATCTTAAAAAACCATTCACTCCATCCGGAGAAGAGACCCTCCGCGGCAAGTCGCTTGAGCAGATTGCTCAGGCCATTGGTGTAAGCAGGCAGGAACTCATTGACCGTTATATTGACCCCAAAGTCCCCCTCAAAGGCGAGGACAAGGACAGCGGCGTCTTGTTGACATGGGGCAAAAAAGGGACGAGGCTGATCCCCGGTATCGCTGTTATAGAGGTAGCGGATGGCAAACCTGTAGTCAGCAAGGATGAGGATGGTGACGTGAGTGTGCATATTCTGTCAGCTAATCCCAGTGACGCCGGCAAGTTCAAAAACGGGATCGCTGTTCCGTATGATGCGGCTACCAATGGTCATGACTACTGGCTCTCAGCAGGTTCTTCCCACTGTGCGGACTGCCATGCTGCCCCATTTGTAGAGGCCCAGGGCGGAGTTGCCTTTCCTATTAACCAGCCGGGCAAGTACTCACTGATGCGCTATTCCAAAGGACATTCGGGCCTTGCCTGTCAGGCGTGCCATGAATCCATACACGGACTCTATCCGGCAAATCCGAAGGTGGATCAGACTACCTATAACCAGGCTGGTATGATGAACACTGATGGCAGCCACGGCCCGGTGAAGTGCGCCTCATGTCACGAGGTTAACAGTGGGGGAGTTGCCAAACTTGCGGAAAATCGCAAGTACATGGACAAGAAGATCGGCACGGATTTCAAGGCGGCGGTAGCATATATACACGCCCATGCCCCTGACACAGGCGGGAAAATCCCTAAGAAAGAGAACGATTAATCTTGTACGGGCCTTGTAATGATCGGCCGGTGGTGAGATGCCGCCGGCCTTTTTTTTGTAAAGACCGTGACATCCTGCGAAACGCAATATTATGAAGAAATTGATTGGTTGTGTCCTGTTGGCGTCATTGTTAATGTCCAATCCGGCCCATGCCGGTGACACTATTGTTGCGCGTGTGGGTGACAGGATCATCACCATTGAGGACCTGCAAAAAACCGTCAACAGCACGCCATACGGCATCCCTGATGTCCGGCAAATACAACCGGATAAACGGGAGATAGTACTCGACATACTGCAGAAGATGATCTCAGCAGAGCTGCTGTACGACGAGGCCATCCGCCTTGATATTCCAAAGTCTGCCCTATTCAGGGCGGAATCACGGCGCTATCGCACCGGCCTCTTAGCCGGACTTTACAGGCAGAATCTGGCTCAGGAGGCCGTGGAAGTGGATGCTGCTGAGGTGGAGAGGCTGGCTGCGGAGAGGTCTGTTTCAGAAACCGAAGCCAGGGGCTTCCTGGCCAACCAGCATCGCAAAAAACGATTTACCGCAGAAAGTGAGCGGCTTTTTGACAGGTATGCCGTAAAGTATTCACAGGAAGTGGCGCAGAAGGACCCTGATGCCTTTT containing:
- a CDS encoding DUF86 domain-containing protein, whose translation is MIRKISLYLRDILQNMRDVEEFIQGLSQEQFETDKKTLNAVLRSIEVIGEAAKNVPDDIRLCYPAVPWKEMDGMRDKLIHDYLGVDTGTVWLVAKDRVPVIRPVIEQALQEVEQQEDESSSS
- a CDS encoding S8 family serine peptidase, producing the protein MKLRKHNIFPFSANIIILLVLFSLIRVNTIEAEIIKDGSQKLLGAASEELWVPITSLEIINEGILHLQYLDQYFPTASGHGDREKPEVAAPGEEITTSYPYGFYTNSGTSFSAPHVAGGAALIMQRDLTLFYWPEAIKAILMASAVHNIEGASLLSEFDGAGGISLDLADHITLRGPYGWRISNVPPQPGYFFDSNGNHNFNFEATAGQVVRAVIVWAATPTYAYYNNQPGVDLDMYVYRPSGAEVARSVSWDNTYEIVEFTAPETGLYRLRVYKRRFNDSYTFIGVAWSGCTSVCW
- a CDS encoding dienelactone hydrolase family protein codes for the protein MKYLLLIITLIAGLSSVLNANAAVVSEVVEYKQGDTVLEGYLSYDDAISGKRPGILIVPEWKGIGPYAERRTKELAKLGYIAFAADIYGKGVRPQTGDEASKIAAIYKSDRKLMRARVTSGLDVLKNHKLTDTKRIAAIGYCFGGTTVLELARSSADIAGVVSFHGGLDTPTPEDAKQIKARVLALHGGDDPFVTAEHIAAFEDEMKKGGVDWQLHVYGGAVHSFTVTDAGNDPSKGAAYNERADKRSWEDMKVFFAEIFR
- a CDS encoding nucleotidyltransferase family protein → MKTLSEIRKILREHRDLLAEQYGVAIVGIFGSRVRGDAGRDSDLDLLVEILRPISLLELVGAEQYLSEILEVKVDLVPKRSVRQELREIIFREAIVP